In the genome of Bosea sp. BIWAKO-01, the window CCATCTCCTCCTTGGTCGGGAGCCCTCGTTGATCGGAGCCCCATGATTGATCTGCGGGATATCAGGTCTTGGTCTCGGGGTAGCGCTGCTTGGATTCGGTCTTCATCGGAATGAGGCTTGGATGCCCGAAACGGCATCAGCCCCTTGTGACTAACGCGCGCATTCGGGCAACGGCCGCGTCAGGGGCCGACAGCACGGGAATATCGACGACCGCGCGCACCGCGACGGCCGCGCGCGAGGTCGAAAAATGCGCCAGCATGATCGCGTCGTGGCCGCCCAGATCGCGCGCGCGTTCGGCAACCAGGCGATTATGGCTGTCGGCGTCGCCCCTGTTGAGACGTGAGATGGCGTCGTCGACGACGATCGTATCGAGGGTTGCCGCAGCCCGCGCCTCCGACACGAAGGCCTCGAACTCGCGGGTCATGGTCGAGACGGCGGGCGCAAAGGTCGCCAGCATTCCGATGCGGCCGCCGGTGGCGATGGCCTGGCGGAACATCGCCTCGTTGGGCTTCACCACCGGAATAGGTAGCGTCTGCGCCATGCGCTCGATCGCCGGGCCGAAGGCCGAGCAGGTGACAAGGATGCCATCGGCGCCGATGCGGCGGGCATAGCGGCCGAAATCGACGAAGCGCTCCGTCAGCCCTTCAGACAGATCCGCCCCATCCCTGGCACGATCGGTCGTCAGGCTGTCGTCCAGCAGATTCACGGGCTCCGCCTCCGGCCACAGGCGCGCCATTGCCCCCATGACCGGCTCGATCGCCACCGGCGTCGCGTGGAACAGGACGATCCGGGGGGAAGCCGCCATCAGACCTTTTCCAATCTTGGGGCGGCAACGGCCGGTTCCTGCGTCAGAAAGGTCTGGTCCTGCCGCCGCCTCAGGCCCCAGAGCGGCGAGCCTGCGGGCTCCTCGACCATGTCATAGGTTATCGCCGTCCCGGCCGGGATATCCACCAAGGCGCGGTTCCCGACGAGCAGATGCGAGCACGCCAGATTGCCGGGCGCGACGGGCTGTGCGGGCACAATGCGCGCGACCAGCTGCGGGCTGTGATCGTTGCCGAAGACTTCGCCCGCCTGAATGTCGCGCGCGGCGATTTTCACCAGATCGTAGCGCGGCAGGTAGTCGTCCGAGCCGGTATCGATGCCAAGCAGGCCGGCCATCAGGATCGAGGTCGACGTCTCGACGCCGCACAGATGATAGGGCCGGTAGATCACTGCGGCAGTGTCGTCGTAATTGGCGATCTGCCCCTTCGTCGTCAGGACGTGGTTCGAATAGGCGTTGTCGCAGCGCACGACCAGAAAGACGCCGCCGCCGAGGCCCGACTCCGTGGGGGCCCGCAGGCAGGTGGCGAGGTCGATCTTGCCGGCGCGATCGAACAGGCCGCCATGCTCCTGCTCGCAATAGGCGACCGGAATTTCCGTGATGCGCAACGGCGCATGAATGAGCGTATCGACCGCCGGAGACAGGCCGGTATAGTTTGCGGCGATCGTCATCTCGCAAAGATCGTAGGAGCCAGGCTGCGGCAGTTTATTCAATATTGCCGTGCGTCGCGCGACATAGTCCTGCGTGAGCCCCTGGGGGATCATCTGCAGATATTGGCGATCTTCGGGGTCGACGACGAACGAGGCCTGATAGGGTGAATGTATCGGCTTGTCGGTGACGACGCGCGCGACACCCGTTTCATCGTCGTAGATGAACTCTCCATCCGTGGCCTTGCCCCCACTGATGACCGTCAGGCCCACGGATTTGGCCCATTCATAGAACTGGATGAACAGGCCGTGCTGGTCGCCGTCCACCGGCGTGTAGACGACCCCCGCCTCGCGGGCGAGCTTCTTCAGCATCGGGCCGACGGTGACGTCGCAATCCTTGGTGATCATGGCGACGTGCTTGCGATTTTCGATCGCTCTCAGCGCATAGACGACGCTCGCCTCGGCAATTCCGGTGCTTTCGCAGACCACGTCGACCGAAGGCAGATCGACCACGATCAGGGGCTTGTCGGTGTAGACCCGCTTGCCGGCCTCGATCGCGCTCTGCGCAGCCTCGACACTGTCGGCATAGGCAATGGTCGCGGGCTCGAAGCCGGCCTTCAGATACGCGCCCCTGGCTGCGTCCAGCGAAATATCCGCAACGATGACAACCGAGAGACGCGGGGTATGGGGATCCTGCGTGACGATGGCGGTGCCATAGTTGCCGGCGCCGATGACGCCGGCCCGCACCTGGCCGTCCCTGGCGAATTTCGAATAGAGGTGATGATAGACCATAGGGGCAATATCCGCGTGCGTTGAGGGAAGTCGGCTGCAATCACAGGGATGATCAGGGGCCGGCCCTTGAGGTGTGTTCGGGGGTTGTGCTGAACGGCGTCCGGCTGCGCCCGCTCACCCACCGGGGAATGCAGGCCAGGGGCGGCGCTCAGTGCAAAGATGGGCGGCGCGACGCGGCCCTGTACGAAAACACCGCGTTTGCCGCAGCCGGCCGGACTGCGAGCGCAACGCGCGCCCGGCGATCCCTCGCGTTCTTCCTCGATCCCATCCTGTCCTCCCTGCCGGATGTGCCGAGCCATTTCTTCAAGCCGGCTTCATCCGAAAATCGCTTCGCAGCCCAAGGAGCGTAGCGTTCCCCGCTGGTAAAACAATTCGCAAAATCCTACTGATTGGTCAGGATTTCAGACCAGCAGGAGAGCGTCGCAATGGACGTCATCGGCGGCATCAACATGAAGGTGCTTCAGACCTTCCTGGTGGTTGCGGAAAAGGGCAGCTTCCGGGTCGCCGCGGAGACGCTCAACCGCTCGCACTCGGCCGTATGCGCCCAGATCATGCAGATCGAGGCGCAGCTCGGCGTGACCCTTTTCGAGCGGACGACGCGCAGCGTGAAGCTGACCGTGGAGGGGAGTCATCTCCGCGACAGCACGCGAAAGGCCTTTTACGAGATCAATCTCGGCCTGCGCCGGATCCGCGAGGAGAGCGACGCCAAGCGTGGCCAGTTATCCCTGGCCTGCTCTTCGCACATGGCTTCCATTCACCTGCCCCCGGTGCTGACCGAGTTCGTGCGGGCTTACCCCGGCATCGCCGTCACGGTCCGGGAGCTGACATCGCGGGATCTCTACGAGGCCCTGCGGCAGAAGGAAGTCGACTTCGCGATCGGGCCCGAGGACGAGGACACGACGTTCGACTTCACGACGATCATGGTCGAGCCGCTCCAGGCCCTGGTGCCGCACCATTTTCTCGATCGCCCGCGCGACAGCATCACCCTGACCGAACTGTCGCAACTTCCGATGCTCGTGCAGACCCGGGAGACCGCGGTGCGCAGGCTCCTCGACGAGGCCATGCAGAATCTCGGACTGGAGGTGCCCACACGATACCAGTTCATCCAGTCCGAGACGGTCATCGCGATGGCCGAGGCTGGCCTGGGCGTCGCCGTGCAG includes:
- a CDS encoding aspartate/glutamate racemase family protein; protein product: MAASPRIVLFHATPVAIEPVMGAMARLWPEAEPVNLLDDSLTTDRARDGADLSEGLTERFVDFGRYARRIGADGILVTCSAFGPAIERMAQTLPIPVVKPNEAMFRQAIATGGRIGMLATFAPAVSTMTREFEAFVSEARAAATLDTIVVDDAISRLNRGDADSHNRLVAERARDLGGHDAIMLAHFSTSRAAVAVRAVVDIPVLSAPDAAVARMRALVTRG
- a CDS encoding NAD(P)H-dependent oxidoreductase, with amino-acid sequence MVYHHLYSKFARDGQVRAGVIGAGNYGTAIVTQDPHTPRLSVVIVADISLDAARGAYLKAGFEPATIAYADSVEAAQSAIEAGKRVYTDKPLIVVDLPSVDVVCESTGIAEASVVYALRAIENRKHVAMITKDCDVTVGPMLKKLAREAGVVYTPVDGDQHGLFIQFYEWAKSVGLTVISGGKATDGEFIYDDETGVARVVTDKPIHSPYQASFVVDPEDRQYLQMIPQGLTQDYVARRTAILNKLPQPGSYDLCEMTIAANYTGLSPAVDTLIHAPLRITEIPVAYCEQEHGGLFDRAGKIDLATCLRAPTESGLGGGVFLVVRCDNAYSNHVLTTKGQIANYDDTAAVIYRPYHLCGVETSTSILMAGLLGIDTGSDDYLPRYDLVKIAARDIQAGEVFGNDHSPQLVARIVPAQPVAPGNLACSHLLVGNRALVDIPAGTAITYDMVEEPAGSPLWGLRRRQDQTFLTQEPAVAAPRLEKV
- a CDS encoding LysR family transcriptional regulator is translated as MDVIGGINMKVLQTFLVVAEKGSFRVAAETLNRSHSAVCAQIMQIEAQLGVTLFERTTRSVKLTVEGSHLRDSTRKAFYEINLGLRRIREESDAKRGQLSLACSSHMASIHLPPVLTEFVRAYPGIAVTVRELTSRDLYEALRQKEVDFAIGPEDEDTTFDFTTIMVEPLQALVPHHFLDRPRDSITLTELSQLPMLVQTRETAVRRLLDEAMQNLGLEVPTRYQFIQSETVIAMAEAGLGVAVQPASRLDSASLKATAVLKLTEPSITRSMALITLRKQKLSPAAQSLADKIVHDVRKMTDFHGNA